In Sporocytophaga myxococcoides, the genomic window TTGTTAATGCCAAGGACAATGGTATATATATTGGATCAAATAATGCTGAGTCTAAAGCAAAACCTTTTTATGTGCTGAATAATACTATTATTAACCCATCTCATGATGGTATAAAGATTCAGGAAGTGGGCACTGCTACCAATAAGATTAATGCCTATGTTTATAACAATTTAGGGGCAAGTATACCCTCAGGTTATTCTCTTGTTAAAAAGGGAGGATCGTTAATAACATCTGTTGAACAGGCTAATGTAAATAACCTAATCACTGCTTTTAATTTCCAGGATCCATTGAATAAAGATTTTAGCCTTACATCCAATAGTAGTCTTGCTATTGATAAAGGAACAAATATAGTTTCATCTTATGGTCTAGCAGAAGATATAAAGGGGATTGTTCGGACAGGGCAGGGGACATCATTTGATATAGGGGCATATGAATTTGTTACTGAGTTTTTGCTTTCAATTGAACCAATAATTATTGATAACAAATGTTTGGGTGATACATTTGTTATTAATGTGAATGGGTCAAGTGTGGGACTCCCGCCGGATGTTACTTATAATGCTGTTCTTTCGGGACCTGATGGCTATTTTGGCCCTCAGAAAATTGTTTTGGGTTCAACGGGTACATTACCTGGAGAAATCGTGGCTATTTTGCCTCCTAATATTCCCCATGGCAACAATTACAGGGTAAGAATTGAAGCATTCAATAGCTCTGGTTTTTTCAGGACAGGTGCTGATAGCTCCGTCACATTTATTGGTACAGGAGCTCTTAGGTTTGCGGCTCCTCAAAGAGTTTCTGTTTCAAATGCTGCATTTTTTAATCCTGGAGATTTTGATTTTACTATTGAGGCAAGGATAAAGTTGAATGTAGCTTCAATAGATAATGGAGTTTTAGAAATATTATCAACTAAAGCTTTCGGAAATACTAGCAACGGATACATGTTTGGCTATAACTATCTGACAAGAAAACTTGTGTTCAGTTTTTATGATGTAATGGGCAATAGTATATACCTTGAAAGCAATACCATAAGTTTGTCCGAATTGCGTGGAGATGGAGTTTGGTATCACGTGGCTTTGACCAGAAGTGGAGGAAATAGATTTACGTTCTATCTTGATGGATATGCCGTAGGGGTAAAGGTTTATAATATTAATTTATCTGCTGCTTCCAGTAATCTTTACATTGGGTATGATCCAGCGGCTGGTGTCGGGGTGTCTTCTTTTACTGGTAGTATGGATTATTTGCGTTTTTGGAATGTAGCAAGATCAGAAATGCAGCTTACTAATAATCTGGAAAAGAGCTTTACTTATTCTACAGTTGGATTAATTGGTTCCTGGAATTTTAATGAGTGTAATGGAAGCCAATATGCTATAAGTGATAGCCCTTATGAAAATCATGGGTGGTTAGGTGAAAATGAAAATGTGAGCGTTGATGATCCTGTCCGGGAATCAGGACCTGGAAAAGTTGAGAACTTATACGGGGTGACTTTTAATTCGGCTCCTGAAGGAAAGCTTGATGTTTTGACAATTCCCCATAATTCCTCTTATAATTTTCAGGCTGGCTTCTCAATAGAAGCTGAAATGAAACTTTTAAATCCTATGTATGGATCAAAAACTGTTATTTATGAAAAAGACACTACAAATGGTGTTCGTTTTTTTGTAGCTGATGAAAACCGTCTTGGATTAATTGTCGGTGGTAAAACCGTTTTAAGTGAAGTCGCAAAGAAAAATAATGTGAATGTAAATTTTTATGCTGGAAAGTGCTATTCCATAGCTGTTAGCGCAACTAAATCAGGATCGGGTTTCGTGATAAGGTTTTATCTGGATGGAAACATAATAGGATATTCCAAATATGTTTCGGGGCAAAATATATTAAGTTCTTTAACCTCTGTATTGATTGGTTGTGATGCTGGACAAAGCATTCCTGCAAACGGTTATGTAAGGGAAGTAAAGCTTTGGAATGTAGCAAGGACTGGCGTAGAAATTTTGCGGGATCTGGGGGTGATATTTTCTTCATCTACTGAAGGGCTTGTCGGTTATTGGAGGTTCAGAGAAAAAAATGGTCAAACACTTATCGATCAAAGTTCAAATGATAATCCTGGATACTTGGGCCAATTTCTCTCAGAGGAAAGTACAACAGATCCTAAAAGAAGCTCAAATAACTGTAATGCCAATGACAGGGTGAGTCTTTTATCTCAGGATTCTTTACATTCAGAGGGTTTGGCAATAGCAGTTTACCCGAATCCATTTATGAAAGAGTTTGGTGTATATATTAATAATCCCTCAGTTGATATGTCTGATTTGTATCTTTTTGACATAACAGGAAAACTTGTTTATCAAAAGTTGGGTATCAGCAATAATGAAATGATTGTGTGTAATCCTGACCTAATTATAGGTATGTACCTGATTAAAGTTGTTTGTGGAGAAGAGATTGAGTATTCAAAAGTAATTAAAAGCCATTAAGAGGTTTGCGGAGAGGTAAGTTTTACCTATCCGCAAATTTTTTTAGCTGAAAAATCCACCTAGCTTAGAACTTAAGCCACCAAGCATATTACCAGCATTTATACCGAATAGTTTCAAGAGGTCCTCACTGCTGTTTGCTGTTCCAGTTTCCTTACTGCTGAATTTACTGATCAGTGCAGGAATAACAATATTTGCTATTGAACGAGCTTGTGTCTGAGACATATTCAATCTTGAGGAGAGCTGTTCTGCAAGTTTATTAGAGGCCAATGTAGAAAGAGATCCTCCTGCAGAGCTATTACCATTAAACAGGTCTTTTATTTGAGAAAGGTTACCGGATAGTGCCTGGTCTTTTAAAGTATCAAAGAACGAACCTTTGGCAAGATCAAATGTGTCATTTACCTGCTTGCTAGTCAATTTTTCTTTGTTCATCAATGTATCCGAAAGGTGGTTTTTGCCAAGTTGAATGATTTGGTCCAACATATGATCTTATTTAAGTTTTAAAATATCTTTTTGAAAATGCAAACTACTCCTTTTTTTTAAACTTGCACAGCAATGTTAAAGGTCCAGGATTATTCTATGTCCTCATCATGAGGCTGATCTTTTTCTCCTACGTTAAAGGGATAAATATGGATGCTGACCTCATATCTGCCTGTATTTGCAAGATGGTTCGTGCTTGTCGGGTGAAAATATGAAAAGTATAAATCATTACGGATTTTTAAAAAGTTGAACTTTATTATTCCCAAAGAAATTACTGGGCCATTTTTCCATATATAGTTAAAACCTGCACTGAAATTATCCATAAACTCCAATGTTCCCGAAATCCATAAGCCTTCATAATAACCTTTTCCTTTATAAAGTTTCATTCCCAGAACCAAGTCTGTATTGGCAGAGATTTCTTTTCTGTAATCCATAAACAGATTTAAGTATCTGCCCAATGCATAAGTTCTATATACCGGTTCTATTTCTGAAGCGAGTAACTGAACGCCTGATATCCCGATGTTAAACTTTCTTCCGGCAAGCCACAGACCTACAGATGCATCGGGAATTGCAGAGGAGTTGCCAGAACTGTTTTGAGTGCTTTTGACCAGATAATTAAAAACACCTGCCTGAAGCGCAGCTGCCAGTTTAACTGAAGAGCTGAGTTGTATGCTTCGGCAATAGCGCAGATATAATCGGTTTCTTTTTAATATTTCAGTTTCATATTCAGAATGAATAGTAATTCCGAAGGTATGGATAGGTGTATCATTTGGTTTACCCAAACTATAAGAGGCATCCAGATAATTTATTCCTACATTGTTTAATAGTCCTGAAAAGGCACTGTGAAATAAATTTATCTCTCCCTTTTCTGTCAGAGTGGAAGCAGCAGGATTTTCAAAAATGTAATTATTTTTTAAACGTAGAAAATTTAATGGATAAATGTAAGCGTCCTGAGCATTAGATGAGTAATAGATAAAAACTAACGATATGTAGACCAAAAGGAACCTCACTCTTATATCAATTTATCGTTTTGATTTATTCCCAAATTGTTTTTTTATGGTAAATTATTTCTTGGATTTGTCTAATTCGCTAAAGTACTTCTTTTTCCTGACTTTTATTGGTTGTTCTAAGCAGATGGTACCGTCTTAAGAATCAGGAAGTCTTGTTTTGTAAAGGATAAAAACATTTTATTTTACAGACGAGAATATAAAAATAAAAGTTTACGTATCAGATAAATAAATGAGATATGGGATTGTGAAGAGCAGCTTGAGTTTGAGTTAGCTAAACCAACATTCTTATAAAATCGACGAGTTACGTGTTACTTTGTAATTGCTTGTCTGTACTAGTTATATTAAAGCTTTTCAAAATAAAATATCTTGAAATACAGTCTGGAACATATTGCTGAAAACATCAGGAAGGGTAATGACAGAGAAGTGTTGCAGTGGATGTACAAGGAAATTTATCCTAAGGTGGAAAAGTATGTTTCCGGCAATAGCGGATGCATAGATGACTGTAAAGATGTATTTCAGGAATCTATTATTATCTTCTATAAATATGTTATTGAGAATAAATATGACAGAATAGTAGACTTAAGCGCCTTTATAATGGGAATCAGCAGGAATGTCTGGATCAACAAAATCAGGAAGCTTAACAGAGAAGTAGATGCAGATCTTCTTGAACAGTTTGAAGAAACAAGTAATAATCCTCTTATAACACTCATTATGAGTGAAAAATGGATGGCATATAAAGCTGTCTTCGAAAAGCTTGGGGAAAAATGCAGGGAATTGCTTTCTTATTCTTCTTATGAAAGGTTGAATATGAAAGAGATTGCAGAGAAGATGGGCTTTTTGAATGAAAATGTAGCCAAAACACAGAATTACAGATGCAAGCAGAAACTTCTTGAGTTGATATCTGCTAATGAAGAAATTAAAGACCTTTTGAAATCATGAACATCGGGGAGGAAACATTAGAACTTATAGATCGCTACCTCTCGGATACTCTTACTAAATCTGAGAAGGAGAGCTTTAATCTGAGACTTGCTCAAGATGCTGAATTCAAAACTTTGGTAGAAAATCAGAAGCTTGCCAATGATTTGATTCTCGGCGATCGACTGTATTCTTTGAAGTCAATGATGGATGAAGATTTTTTATCCGGGAGGGTAAACAGTAATCAAAATTCATTAAGTAAGGGAAAATTATTACTGTTTGGAGGATTCGCTCTGATTGTTTCAGCTTTCGTGCTGTATATGGCGCTTGGATATAAAGCAGTGAAGCAGTATAAAGTAGTCGTAGATTCTGATAAGATAGTGTCTAATCAAAATTCTGATGTCCAGTTAGCTGGTACTATTCCGAATGAGGTTACAATTTCAACAAAAAATAAAAAGGTGGAGGGGAATAGTAATAAGTTAAGAGGTATTGCAAAACTTTCTGAAAGCGAGCATTCAGAAGCACCTGCTGATGTAGACGCATTACTTAACTCTGATAATGAACCAGCAATAATTGTTAAGGACGACCAGGATAAAACTGAATTACTTCCTCTGGAAGTGGAAATTCGTTGTGCTGTAAAAACAATACAGGCTAAGGTCAAATCTGAGCCTGCATGTGTTGATAAAAAAGATGGAAGATTGATTGTAGGAAAAATTTCGAATCTGTTAACTCCATTGTCTTATGGAATATCAAGTAAGGCCGCAGATACCTTGTGGCAGTCATCAAATATATTTTCAAATCTCCCTTCAGGCAATTATGCTGTAAGTGTTAAAGATGCAAATGGATGTCTGATGCATGTGAAAGATCTTGTGGAAATAGGGCTCAAGGAATGCAGAAAAGCACAGCAAACATATAGTTTTAATCCAGGATATGGTGAAACCATTAATATGAAAGTTGAAGGTGAGGGGGGGGTAACTATCTGGAATCGTGCAGGTATAGTGGTCTTTAGCGCTAATGTTTTTTCAGGACAGGAGTTTACCTGGGATGGGCATACTTCGTCCGGAGGAATTTCCGCTCCTGGTGTGTATATTTACTCTTTAGAATACCAGAATGGGAATACAGTAAGAGGAGAAATTTTAATTTATTAATCAGTTTGAAGCAGTTAATACAAATATTGTTTTTCTTACTTGTACTTTTGCCAAAAGATCCGGCAAATGCTCAACAATATTTTACTATTCCGGATCCTGCTTTCAGAGATTATTTAGATAAAAATTACCCTTATTTATTAAATAATCAAAAGCAATTAATAATAGCCTCTGCTAATTCCTTTGCCGGGACAATCAGCTGCATGGGTATGGGAATAAGGGACCTCTCAGGATTGGAATATTTTACTAATCTTCTCCAGATTAACTGCAGTAAAAATACTCTCGAAAAACTTCCTTCACTGAATGCATTAAAAGGTCTTACTCATCTGTGGGCTGAAGAGTGCGGTCTTACAGAGCTTCCGGAAATTAGTCACCTAAAAAACCTTCAGGTATTTGATGTTAAGTCTAACAATTTATCGGTGTTGCCGAATCTTTCCGGCTTAACGTCTTTAACGTACTTCGACTGTAGTATTAATAAAATTGTCTTAATGCCGGACCTTTCAGGTCTGGTAAATCTGGAAAGTTTTTACTGTTATAGAAATAGAATAGAAGCTATTTCATCTGTGTTGAATTCTCCAAACCTTAAGATCTTTGACTGTTCATTTAATAATCTTAAATCAGTGCCGGATCTATCCAGAAGTACAAATCTTATTGAGATTAATCTGGCAATGAATTTTATCTCAGAATTACCTTCATTTGTAAATCTGATCAACCTTGAGCGTTTATACCTTTACAATAACAGTTTGACAATGCTCCCAGTATTGCCTCCAGGGGATAAGCTCATGTTATTAAATGCAGCAAGTAATAAATTAATATCTATTCCTGATCTTTCCACTAAAACATCCCTTACTGTCGCGGCCTTTGATCATAATCATATAAGCTTTTCAGATATTATTCCACAAGTAGCTCATCCTTCATTTGCTTCTGTTTTCATTTTTAATCCTCAGGATACTATAAATGATTTTACAAATGTAAGTGCTATAGTAGGGGACGAAGTGGGAATTTCCGTTAAAAGAGATGCTCAGATAAATAGTAGTAGATATTTCTGGAAAAAAGATGGAAGCTTTTTTGATACTACGACAAGCAATTCAGTTTTGTTGAAATCAATCAAAAAGAGTCAGGAGGGAAGTTATATAGCAGAGGTTGTCAACTCAAC contains:
- a CDS encoding LamG-like jellyroll fold domain-containing protein; translation: MNTNSTFDYWKRYLNEKKIMAKPGSFPRSISCLLLVVLMTYCRGLFAQSCGCDYTIPLGSTIIDRNTLSVTALPKNKRTICFQSGNRIVPLMIRNFNGSTDGGINAPYVFKNCSAQVVFNIPLTYGYAFKFFNSENLKLTGTGSSDQYGIVLNGAHISLVLGDTTTNVEVDHVEIRNSGFCGLMAKTDNALLGISGGNNNPSAFVMKAIFIHDNYIYNTEAEGMYIGNTNWMPGNTQHSLDSVFVYDNIIVNAGAEAIQVGATSSGRGYVFNNRIDGFGRRLQTFAQFQNNGIQLGSGFSGRCYNNFIYAYPEDSYTQNGIVCVGLGNIYIYNNVVVNAKDNGIYIGSNNAESKAKPFYVLNNTIINPSHDGIKIQEVGTATNKINAYVYNNLGASIPSGYSLVKKGGSLITSVEQANVNNLITAFNFQDPLNKDFSLTSNSSLAIDKGTNIVSSYGLAEDIKGIVRTGQGTSFDIGAYEFVTEFLLSIEPIIIDNKCLGDTFVINVNGSSVGLPPDVTYNAVLSGPDGYFGPQKIVLGSTGTLPGEIVAILPPNIPHGNNYRVRIEAFNSSGFFRTGADSSVTFIGTGALRFAAPQRVSVSNAAFFNPGDFDFTIEARIKLNVASIDNGVLEILSTKAFGNTSNGYMFGYNYLTRKLVFSFYDVMGNSIYLESNTISLSELRGDGVWYHVALTRSGGNRFTFYLDGYAVGVKVYNINLSAASSNLYIGYDPAAGVGVSSFTGSMDYLRFWNVARSEMQLTNNLEKSFTYSTVGLIGSWNFNECNGSQYAISDSPYENHGWLGENENVSVDDPVRESGPGKVENLYGVTFNSAPEGKLDVLTIPHNSSYNFQAGFSIEAEMKLLNPMYGSKTVIYEKDTTNGVRFFVADENRLGLIVGGKTVLSEVAKKNNVNVNFYAGKCYSIAVSATKSGSGFVIRFYLDGNIIGYSKYVSGQNILSSLTSVLIGCDAGQSIPANGYVREVKLWNVARTGVEILRDLGVIFSSSTEGLVGYWRFREKNGQTLIDQSSNDNPGYLGQFLSEESTTDPKRSSNNCNANDRVSLLSQDSLHSEGLAIAVYPNPFMKEFGVYINNPSVDMSDLYLFDITGKLVYQKLGISNNEMIVCNPDLIIGMYLIKVVCGEEIEYSKVIKSH
- a CDS encoding type IX secretion system membrane protein PorP/SprF, giving the protein MRFLLVYISLVFIYYSSNAQDAYIYPLNFLRLKNNYIFENPAASTLTEKGEINLFHSAFSGLLNNVGINYLDASYSLGKPNDTPIHTFGITIHSEYETEILKRNRLYLRYCRSIQLSSSVKLAAALQAGVFNYLVKSTQNSSGNSSAIPDASVGLWLAGRKFNIGISGVQLLASEIEPVYRTYALGRYLNLFMDYRKEISANTDLVLGMKLYKGKGYYEGLWISGTLEFMDNFSAGFNYIWKNGPVISLGIIKFNFLKIRNDLYFSYFHPTSTNHLANTGRYEVSIHIYPFNVGEKDQPHDEDIE
- a CDS encoding RNA polymerase sigma factor, coding for MKYSLEHIAENIRKGNDREVLQWMYKEIYPKVEKYVSGNSGCIDDCKDVFQESIIIFYKYVIENKYDRIVDLSAFIMGISRNVWINKIRKLNREVDADLLEQFEETSNNPLITLIMSEKWMAYKAVFEKLGEKCRELLSYSSYERLNMKEIAEKMGFLNENVAKTQNYRCKQKLLELISANEEIKDLLKS